The following are encoded together in the Zingiber officinale cultivar Zhangliang chromosome 8A, Zo_v1.1, whole genome shotgun sequence genome:
- the LOC122007918 gene encoding uncharacterized protein LOC122007918 has translation MEKNTPVRKSHTSTSDLLTWSETPALAADQSVSATRRTLKPVGGISPVMFGAQLSLEEAESVNMRRPCSSSKMREMTGSGIFAADNENEVIESSNAVPNPNNKTSVRICQQAVNAISQISFNTEEKVSPKKPTSISEVAKQRELSGTVESELDAKVKKQLSEAKSKELSGNDIFGPPPEVPARPLAARNLELRGNLDFTLPQPRNIHTSVKVSNPAGGPSHITFSEESDTKTTKKIHTQKFQELTGNDIFKEDAAPGSTEKTLSEAKLKEMSGSDIFADGKTASRDYFGGVRKPPGGESSIALV, from the exons ATGGAAAAGAATACGCCGGTGAGGAAGTCGCACACttcaacttccgaccttcttaCGTGGTCGGAGACGCCTGCGCTGGCGGCCGATCAATCGGTGTCGGCTACGCGCCGTACCTTGAAG CCGGTGGGAGGGATCAGCCCGGTGATGTTCGGGGCGCAGTTGTCCTTAGAGGAGGCGGAGAGCGTGAACATGAG GAGACCATGTTCCAGCTCAAAAATGCGAGAAATGACTGGTAGTGGTATATTTGCAGCGGACAATGAGAATGAGGTGATAGAATCTAGTAATGCTGTCCCAAATCCTAATAATAAAACCAGTGTTCGAATCTGTCAG caAGCAGTTAATGCAATTAGCCAAATCTCATTTAACACCGAAGAGAAAGTTTCTCCAAAGAAGCCAACGTCAATTTCTGAAGTTGCAAAGCAACGAGAGCTTAGTGGAACCGTTGAGAGTGAATTAGATGCTAAAGTCAAGAAGCAGCTCTCTGAAGCAAAGTCCAAAGAACTTAGTGGGAACGACATCTTTGGTCCTCCTCCTGAGGTTCCAGCCAGGCCTTTAGCTGCAAGGAATCTGGAGCTCAGAGGGAACTTGGATTTCACCCTTCCGCAGCCTCGAAACATACATACATCAGTTAAAGTATCGAAC CCAGCTGGTGGTCCTAGTCATATCACATTCAGTGAGGAAAGTGATACCAAGACAACCAAGAAGATACACACGCAAAAGTTTCAAGAGTTGACGGGCAATGACATATTCAAAGAAGATGCAGCCCCAGGTTCAACAGAGAAGACACTCAGCGAGGCAAAGCTGAAAGAGATGAGCGGCAGTGACATCTTCGCTGACGGAAAAACTGCTTCACGAGACTACTTTGGTGGAGTCCGCAAGCCGCCTGGCGGAGAGAGCAGCATTGCTCTGGTTTAA